In one window of Nitrospiraceae bacterium DNA:
- a CDS encoding MBOAT family protein, with protein sequence MNFNSVEFFVFFSSLLVLYALAFHRVLWRDMLLLVSSYFFYMCWNWKYAGLLALSTCVDYSVGRLLDRATDPRSRRWILIISLTSNLGLLALFKYYNFFMDVAKPAVAAFGWDLSFLQHQLLLPVGISFYTFQTMSYTIDVYRGERVLERSFLKFAVFVAFFPQLIAGPIVRARQFLPQLHHPPTVTFERFHSGLFLVFKGLFKKIVFADLLAALAVDKVFSDPLSFSSWDLLIALYAYSFQIYYDFSGYSDIAIGLARILGYDLPQNFNRPYLSQNAREFWTRWHISLSTWLRDYLYIPLGGNRAAPWRVKLNLMLTMLLGGLWHGAAMHFVLWGGFHGLLLMLTPQRSQSGPSPSFLGTVLRRLGCFHLIAFGWLLFRVQDMKNFVDFFEGCARLTVGTRLSGIFYLVLCAGILSHLSPLERLERFGQWWIARPIPVQAAAYAVLLIFYAGVTLEAPAFIYFQF encoded by the coding sequence ATGAATTTCAACTCCGTCGAATTTTTCGTGTTTTTCTCCAGCCTCCTCGTGCTCTATGCCCTGGCATTTCATCGCGTGCTCTGGCGAGACATGTTGTTGCTGGTGTCGAGCTACTTCTTTTACATGTGTTGGAATTGGAAGTATGCAGGACTGCTGGCTCTGTCCACCTGTGTCGACTATAGCGTGGGGCGTCTCCTTGATCGTGCCACAGACCCTCGGTCCAGGCGCTGGATCCTGATTATCAGTTTGACCTCGAACCTCGGGCTGCTGGCCCTGTTCAAGTACTACAATTTTTTCATGGACGTGGCGAAGCCCGCCGTTGCGGCGTTCGGGTGGGATCTCTCGTTCCTCCAGCACCAATTGCTGCTGCCAGTCGGGATCTCCTTCTACACGTTCCAGACAATGAGTTATACGATCGACGTATACCGCGGGGAACGTGTCCTTGAGCGCAGCTTTCTGAAATTCGCTGTGTTTGTGGCGTTCTTCCCGCAATTGATTGCAGGGCCTATCGTGCGCGCCCGGCAATTCCTCCCTCAGCTGCACCACCCGCCGACGGTGACCTTCGAGCGATTTCACAGCGGGCTCTTTCTCGTTTTCAAAGGCCTGTTTAAGAAGATCGTATTCGCCGATCTTCTGGCAGCGTTGGCCGTGGACAAGGTGTTCTCGGATCCGCTGAGCTTTTCCTCGTGGGACTTACTGATCGCGCTCTACGCTTATTCGTTCCAGATCTATTACGACTTTTCCGGATACAGCGACATTGCGATCGGCTTGGCCAGAATCCTGGGCTATGACCTTCCCCAGAACTTCAATCGGCCCTATCTCTCTCAGAACGCTCGCGAGTTTTGGACTCGCTGGCACATTTCGCTGTCGACCTGGCTGCGAGACTATCTGTATATTCCTCTCGGCGGAAACCGAGCAGCGCCGTGGCGGGTGAAACTCAACCTCATGCTGACGATGCTGCTGGGAGGTTTGTGGCACGGAGCCGCCATGCACTTCGTACTCTGGGGCGGATTTCATGGCCTGCTCCTGATGCTGACGCCCCAAAGAAGCCAATCGGGTCCTTCCCCGTCCTTCCTGGGAACAGTGCTGCGCCGGCTGGGATGCTTTCACCTGATTGCGTTCGGTTGGCTCCTCTTCCGCGTGCAAGATATGAAGAACTTTGTGGACTTTTTCGAGGGCTGCGCTCGATTGACGGTGGGGACTAGGCTCAGCGGAATCTTTTATCTCGTATTGTGTGCCGGCATCCTCTCTCACCTGTCCCCACTGGAACGACTCGAACGATTCGGCCAATGGTGGATTGCGCGGCCTATCCCCGTTCAGGCTGCCGCATATGCCGTGCTGTTGATATTCTATGCCGGCGTCACGCTTGAGGCCCCGGCGTTTATTTATTTTCAGTTCTAA
- a CDS encoding acyltransferase, with amino-acid sequence MFPGQPTPPSARLTYLDNFRGLAITMVVATHALGYAHLPEDEQRRIAWIVQTIAVPVFFLVDGLLFSLRQGAGIGFDYRGYVAKSAHRLLVPWALFTFLYWVLRLIFELVGSAPAHILVGRPWQDWVSAIYLSEFSSQMYFLPSLFFIRAAAQPLRAFAQSSLSTRTVILILYVGAFHLLPIRGWFYPGLDPIYHALWGLQFYLIGLMIPLVAGLFTSHSLAVSLATLSGGILLPAYSEHMAVPSQFLLLIGSYSAFASITAPLRLLAMLGRYTMGIYLLHIPLVMKGMASVLSRVLPSTSLTFFACLTLSSLTISLLLTKLLLLFPHGYRLFGEQPQADDPKNRTR; translated from the coding sequence GTGTTCCCCGGACAGCCCACACCGCCCTCCGCCAGACTCACATATCTGGACAATTTCCGTGGATTGGCGATCACCATGGTCGTGGCAACCCATGCATTGGGATATGCGCACCTGCCTGAGGATGAACAGCGTCGCATCGCCTGGATCGTTCAAACGATCGCCGTTCCGGTATTCTTCCTCGTTGACGGACTCCTCTTTTCCTTACGTCAGGGCGCCGGGATCGGATTTGACTATCGAGGGTATGTGGCCAAAAGCGCGCACCGGTTGCTGGTCCCGTGGGCGCTGTTCACTTTCCTCTACTGGGTACTTCGTCTCATCTTCGAACTTGTCGGAAGCGCACCGGCCCACATCCTCGTCGGACGCCCCTGGCAAGATTGGGTCTCGGCAATCTATCTGTCGGAATTCTCGAGCCAGATGTACTTCCTCCCATCCCTGTTCTTCATTCGCGCCGCCGCCCAACCGCTGCGCGCCTTCGCCCAATCCAGTCTCTCCACACGGACCGTGATTCTCATCCTGTATGTCGGCGCCTTCCATCTTCTGCCGATCCGCGGGTGGTTTTACCCGGGACTCGATCCCATCTACCATGCGCTCTGGGGTCTGCAATTCTATCTGATCGGACTCATGATACCGCTCGTAGCAGGACTCTTCACAAGCCATAGCCTGGCCGTCTCGCTCGCAACACTTTCGGGCGGAATCTTGCTGCCTGCGTATTCTGAACACATGGCCGTCCCGTCGCAATTCCTACTGCTGATTGGGAGCTACTCAGCATTCGCGTCTATCACCGCCCCGCTTCGGCTTCTTGCCATGCTCGGCCGATACACGATGGGGATTTACCTCCTGCATATTCCGTTGGTCATGAAGGGGATGGCCTCGGTGCTATCACGCGTTCTCCCGTCGACTTCACTCACCTTCTTTGCCTGTCTGACCCTTTCTTCGCTGACAATCTCCCTCCTCCTGACGAAGCTCCTTCTCCTATTTCCGCACGGCTATCGACTATTCGGTGAACAGCCGCAAGCCGACGATCCTAAGAATCGGACCCGTTAA
- a CDS encoding glycosyltransferase family 2 protein, with translation MTTILGIICVCLLGVISFVALYQWLHAIVAMLTQRRPQEQQVDRRTKFLILIPAHNEEDGLPATLRSLSQLRYPKALVRIVVIADRCADATAKVAREGGALCLERNDGPGGKGAAMSWAMQQLRAAGEEFDALVIVDADCVADANLLIAFDDALAKGQQVQQGYNYLSNPWETPFTRVIAVTSVLRNFLFYGGKEALGWSAMLSGTGMCLSRQIVDQHGWSAFSVAEDWEFSVSLLLNNVRIHFNPWARVFATESKGLKQASRQRLRWATGRYAVMTHGAKRLLLRGISERRPDFVDGAITLAAPNYSSQASLTVFSAVCSLLVSQVEGWGFLMPWSLVVLASLGGYFLLGAFQTESPLKTLAGIPYIAVFLPWRLGIEILGMLGFGRKGWGRTFRDSASRKS, from the coding sequence ATGACCACTATTCTTGGCATCATCTGCGTCTGTCTGCTGGGTGTCATCTCCTTCGTAGCGTTGTATCAATGGCTGCACGCGATCGTTGCAATGTTGACCCAGCGTCGGCCGCAGGAACAGCAGGTCGACCGCCGGACCAAGTTCCTCATTCTCATTCCCGCACACAATGAGGAAGATGGTCTGCCGGCGACATTGAGAAGCTTGTCTCAGCTGCGTTACCCCAAGGCGCTGGTTCGGATTGTGGTCATCGCGGATCGATGCGCCGACGCGACGGCGAAAGTGGCCCGTGAAGGGGGAGCTCTCTGTTTGGAAAGGAACGACGGGCCGGGTGGAAAAGGTGCGGCCATGTCATGGGCGATGCAGCAGTTGCGGGCGGCCGGTGAAGAGTTCGATGCACTGGTGATCGTCGATGCGGACTGTGTCGCCGATGCCAACCTGTTGATCGCCTTTGATGATGCTCTCGCGAAGGGGCAGCAGGTGCAGCAAGGCTACAACTACCTGTCCAACCCGTGGGAGACTCCGTTTACGCGAGTGATCGCCGTAACCAGTGTCCTCCGAAATTTTCTGTTTTATGGAGGCAAAGAAGCCCTCGGTTGGTCGGCGATGCTCAGTGGAACCGGCATGTGTCTCAGTCGGCAGATTGTCGATCAACATGGCTGGTCGGCATTCTCTGTAGCGGAAGACTGGGAATTTTCCGTGTCGCTGTTGCTGAACAACGTCCGCATCCATTTCAACCCGTGGGCACGAGTGTTTGCTACGGAGTCGAAGGGGCTGAAGCAAGCCTCCCGCCAGCGGTTGCGGTGGGCCACAGGTCGGTATGCCGTGATGACGCATGGGGCAAAGCGTTTGCTGCTACGGGGCATATCCGAAAGGCGCCCTGATTTCGTGGATGGGGCGATTACCTTGGCCGCTCCCAACTATTCTAGCCAGGCATCGCTGACCGTGTTTTCTGCTGTCTGCAGTCTTCTGGTCAGTCAGGTGGAAGGCTGGGGGTTCTTGATGCCCTGGTCGCTGGTAGTGTTGGCTTCCCTCGGCGGATATTTTCTTCTGGGCGCCTTCCAGACCGAGTCCCCATTGAAGACGCTTGCTGGGATTCCCTATATCGCTGTCTTTCTGCCCTGGAGGCTTGGGATAGAGATTCTCGGCATGCTGGGGTTCGGACGAAAAGGCTGGGGACGAACCTTCCGCGACTCAGCTTCACGAAAAAGTTAG
- a CDS encoding glycosyltransferase, with amino-acid sequence MSERLRVCHVAMGDLWAGAEVQLATLIRYLRKDQRLSLSVVLFNEGKLADELRKLSIPVRVIEESRVGFFGLIRQLIVWFKEFRPHIIHTHKYKDNIAASLASWVVGGVSVVRMVHGLPEPFRGLKGLNMKAYVLLDGFISRWRVGRFVAVSENVKVALTKQYSADHVVCIHNGVDLESLQYDERKRDDVRFRLGFGREDIVVGAVGRLSPVKAPDRLVRAAKQLIQDGYRVRVLLVGDGPMQHELRHLVSELNLDLHVVFAGHQEHVPDYLCAMDIFALSSLHEGIPMALLEAMALGRPVVATHVGGIPEVIQHGVCGLLVQSGDDVALSNALRDLIEHAEKSMLLGRAGRARVEQEFSAARMAERTSAMYLGLRIPIPQTVSS; translated from the coding sequence ATGAGTGAACGCCTGCGTGTGTGTCACGTGGCCATGGGTGATCTCTGGGCTGGGGCGGAAGTGCAACTCGCCACGCTCATTCGATACCTCAGGAAGGACCAACGCCTTTCCCTTTCGGTCGTGCTGTTCAACGAAGGAAAGCTGGCGGATGAATTGAGAAAGCTTTCCATACCCGTGCGAGTCATCGAAGAGTCTCGAGTCGGTTTCTTCGGCTTGATACGACAACTGATAGTCTGGTTCAAGGAGTTTCGCCCTCACATTATTCATACCCACAAATACAAGGACAATATTGCTGCGTCGCTGGCGAGTTGGGTTGTCGGAGGAGTTTCCGTGGTGCGGATGGTACACGGATTGCCTGAGCCATTCCGGGGCCTGAAGGGGCTCAATATGAAGGCGTATGTCTTGCTTGACGGGTTCATCAGTCGTTGGCGGGTTGGGCGGTTTGTGGCGGTATCAGAGAATGTCAAAGTGGCGTTGACGAAGCAATATTCTGCGGACCACGTCGTATGTATCCATAACGGCGTAGATCTGGAATCCTTGCAGTACGACGAGCGCAAGCGCGATGACGTGCGCTTCCGACTCGGGTTTGGCCGTGAGGATATTGTCGTCGGAGCCGTGGGCCGGTTGTCTCCGGTCAAAGCACCTGATCGGTTGGTGCGGGCAGCGAAGCAGCTGATTCAGGATGGCTACAGAGTTCGCGTATTGCTCGTCGGGGATGGCCCAATGCAGCACGAGTTGCGTCATCTGGTGAGCGAGCTGAATTTGGATTTGCACGTCGTCTTTGCGGGACACCAGGAACACGTCCCCGACTATCTATGCGCAATGGACATCTTCGCTTTGTCTTCGTTACACGAGGGGATTCCCATGGCGTTGTTGGAGGCGATGGCATTGGGACGTCCCGTGGTGGCCACTCATGTTGGAGGGATCCCCGAAGTGATTCAGCATGGGGTGTGCGGGCTCCTGGTGCAATCGGGTGACGATGTCGCCTTGAGCAATGCGTTGAGAGATCTCATTGAACACGCTGAAAAATCCATGCTACTTGGCAGGGCTGGGCGTGCGCGTGTGGAGCAGGAATTCAGCGCCGCTCGCATGGCGGAGCGTACGAGCGCGATGTACCTGGGGTTGCGCATTCCAATCCCACAGACCGTCAGTTCATAG
- a CDS encoding glycosyltransferase family 4 protein yields the protein MIASLAAGLDRARFKPIVGLFRSGWIKGECEQRDVETHVLPAGGPLHGAWMQACWKLVREKRVQLIHAHEFDANVQGALVAKLSGVPMVATVHGKHYYWMKIRRRLAYRLVSRWGQMVAVSHELKDFIADKVGIDPKRLRVVHNGVSIPVEVSREDTAVCRRLLGILPDERVLGVVGSLYAVKGHRFLLEAFASILKRHPKTTLLVVGRGDLDMALKAQAAELKIDHKVQFLGLRDDVPRLLAIMDIFVMSSLSEGLSMAIIEAMMAGKPVVATRVGGNPELIEHGKTGILVDSESSSSLASGLEQLLLQPRLALGMGARAYQRARAEFSVGEMVRSYQALYDELLPDSTPR from the coding sequence ATGATCGCGTCACTTGCTGCCGGCCTGGATCGTGCGCGCTTCAAACCGATTGTCGGATTGTTTCGCTCGGGTTGGATCAAAGGAGAATGTGAGCAGCGGGATGTGGAAACGCACGTGCTTCCCGCGGGAGGCCCTCTGCATGGGGCCTGGATGCAAGCCTGTTGGAAACTCGTCCGTGAGAAGCGAGTCCAGTTGATCCATGCTCATGAATTTGACGCTAATGTCCAGGGCGCACTCGTCGCAAAACTCTCTGGCGTGCCGATGGTAGCCACTGTTCATGGGAAGCACTACTATTGGATGAAAATCCGCCGCCGGTTGGCGTACAGGCTTGTCAGCCGCTGGGGGCAGATGGTGGCTGTCTCCCATGAGCTGAAGGATTTTATCGCGGATAAGGTCGGTATCGATCCGAAGAGACTCCGTGTGGTGCATAATGGAGTCTCGATCCCGGTGGAGGTTTCCCGTGAGGATACCGCCGTGTGTCGACGTCTCCTGGGTATCCTCCCAGACGAGCGAGTTCTTGGGGTGGTCGGGAGTCTTTATGCGGTAAAGGGGCACCGCTTTTTGCTTGAGGCCTTCGCGTCGATCCTCAAACGCCATCCGAAAACCACGTTGCTGGTAGTTGGTCGAGGGGATTTGGATATGGCGCTCAAGGCGCAGGCCGCAGAGTTGAAAATTGACCACAAAGTGCAGTTCTTGGGGTTGCGTGATGACGTGCCGAGGTTGTTGGCGATAATGGATATCTTTGTGATGTCCTCCCTGTCAGAAGGGCTGTCTATGGCCATCATCGAGGCCATGATGGCAGGGAAGCCGGTCGTCGCCACTCGTGTTGGGGGAAATCCTGAGCTGATCGAACATGGAAAGACCGGCATTCTGGTGGACTCGGAAAGCTCGTCTTCTCTAGCCTCCGGCCTGGAGCAATTGTTGCTTCAACCGCGGCTGGCGCTGGGGATGGGGGCTAGGGCTTACCAGAGAGCGAGAGCTGAGTTTAGCGTCGGAGAAATGGTCCGTAGCTATCAGGCGCTGTACGACGAATTGTTGCCGGATTCGACCCCTCGATAA
- a CDS encoding O-antigen ligase family protein has translation MATVARQWPRPAAQGMPVGQAAPEAPKVGFYLVLLALLFEFGRPQDFFPPLKIIPFPTLIDVAIAGSVLLWGKSSLANMQGKLWLTLLGVMACWVPFANNNYYAFMVFKDMTLYFFLFLGIVAFVNTTERMQVVMVVWLAVHSVLAVNGLLHSGRGIGGWLGDENDFGMEMNVAVPFAFFLFQGSKTAKEKILYLIVLGVLVLSSMSTFSRGGFIGLLVVGTFCWFYSPAKMRSLALVVCLAVVVAMTAPEEYWERIATITDDKTTEVGTAGQRMFTWGIGWEMFLANPIVGVGQGNFPWTIGEYLGGRTWQSKSLAGRQAHSLYFTLLPELGLVGFGIFFSIIYLNYRDVRTSYWLSFRKRIGLRPSAQAEKLTLDKITWFGNAMLGALIGYLITSTFISTLYYPTFWIMSGLIVALRNTTTHLVGHESTPAPVTQLRRPVQSSQRFRRGAT, from the coding sequence ATGGCAACGGTTGCACGCCAGTGGCCGCGTCCTGCAGCGCAGGGAATGCCTGTGGGGCAGGCGGCCCCAGAGGCGCCGAAGGTTGGGTTCTACCTGGTGCTGCTGGCGCTATTGTTTGAATTCGGGCGGCCTCAGGATTTCTTTCCTCCGCTGAAAATCATTCCCTTCCCCACGTTGATTGATGTGGCCATTGCGGGATCAGTTTTGCTATGGGGCAAGTCTAGCTTGGCGAATATGCAAGGCAAGCTTTGGCTCACGCTGCTAGGGGTCATGGCCTGCTGGGTGCCATTCGCAAACAACAACTACTATGCGTTTATGGTCTTTAAAGACATGACGCTATATTTTTTCCTGTTTCTGGGCATCGTGGCCTTTGTGAACACAACTGAGCGTATGCAAGTTGTGATGGTGGTATGGTTGGCGGTTCACAGTGTGTTGGCCGTGAACGGTTTGCTGCATTCCGGCCGCGGTATCGGTGGTTGGCTCGGGGATGAGAATGATTTCGGCATGGAAATGAACGTGGCGGTACCGTTTGCCTTTTTCCTGTTTCAGGGCTCAAAGACCGCCAAAGAAAAAATCCTCTATTTAATCGTGCTTGGTGTGTTGGTCCTATCGTCAATGTCTACTTTTTCTCGTGGTGGGTTCATCGGTTTGCTGGTGGTCGGTACGTTCTGTTGGTTCTATTCGCCCGCCAAGATGCGCTCCTTGGCGCTTGTTGTGTGCCTGGCTGTGGTAGTAGCCATGACTGCCCCGGAAGAGTACTGGGAGCGCATCGCAACGATTACCGACGACAAGACAACCGAAGTCGGCACTGCGGGACAACGTATGTTTACTTGGGGAATCGGCTGGGAAATGTTTTTGGCTAATCCTATCGTAGGAGTCGGCCAGGGCAATTTCCCATGGACCATAGGTGAGTACCTTGGAGGACGGACATGGCAGTCGAAGTCGTTAGCCGGCCGTCAGGCCCATTCTCTGTATTTTACCTTGCTTCCGGAGTTAGGCTTGGTAGGATTTGGAATTTTCTTCTCGATCATCTATCTAAACTACCGTGATGTGCGAACGTCCTACTGGCTAAGTTTTCGAAAGCGAATAGGCCTTAGACCGAGTGCACAGGCTGAAAAGTTGACTCTGGACAAGATTACCTGGTTTGGCAATGCGATGCTCGGGGCACTTATCGGGTATCTCATCACAAGCACTTTTATCTCGACGTTGTATTATCCGACGTTCTGGATTATGAGTGGATTGATCGTGGCTTTGAGAAATACTACGACTCACCTGGTGGGGCATGAGTCAACACCGGCACCAGTAACCCAACTGCGACGTCCTGTCCAATCATCCCAGCGATTCCGGCGGGGTGCCACATAG
- a CDS encoding class I SAM-dependent methyltransferase produces MSLRSRLFNIYWTMRRVLVPTLRYSQYYYEDTLKRHVSPAVSWVEIGCGHSILPSWRANEERQLVKTCKAIFGIDYDLPSLKAHHNITKKLRGDITRLPFKSESFDLASANMVVEHLDNPGEQFKEINRILRPKGVFLFHTPNAYGYGVVLSRFVPEFLKGKLIYLLEGRQEHDVFETHYKANTEVQVRELAQKHGFEVVQLDLLATDAIFAMVPPLAALELLWIKLLMTEPMRSLRTNMIVALRKVA; encoded by the coding sequence ATGAGTCTACGATCGAGGTTATTCAACATATATTGGACGATGCGGAGAGTCCTCGTTCCGACGCTACGGTATTCCCAGTACTACTACGAGGATACGCTCAAACGTCATGTGTCTCCAGCCGTGTCCTGGGTCGAGATCGGCTGCGGGCATTCGATCCTGCCCAGTTGGCGTGCAAATGAGGAGCGCCAATTGGTGAAGACGTGCAAAGCCATTTTTGGGATCGATTACGACTTGCCCTCCCTCAAGGCGCATCACAATATTACAAAGAAGTTGAGAGGGGACATTACACGCTTGCCATTCAAGAGTGAATCGTTCGATTTGGCTTCGGCCAACATGGTGGTCGAGCATCTAGACAACCCAGGGGAACAGTTCAAGGAAATTAATCGGATCCTTCGCCCGAAGGGAGTGTTTCTATTTCATACTCCAAATGCCTACGGTTATGGTGTTGTACTGTCTCGGTTCGTTCCTGAGTTCTTGAAGGGTAAGTTGATCTACTTGCTGGAGGGGCGGCAGGAGCATGATGTCTTTGAAACTCACTACAAGGCAAACACCGAGGTGCAGGTCCGCGAACTGGCCCAAAAACACGGATTTGAGGTCGTGCAACTGGACCTTTTGGCCACGGATGCGATTTTTGCAATGGTGCCTCCGTTGGCCGCTTTGGAGTTGTTGTGGATCAAACTGCTCATGACTGAGCCGATGCGTTCCTTGAGGACTAACATGATCGTGGCCTTGAGGAAGGTTGCGTGA